One genomic segment of Aulosira sp. FACHB-615 includes these proteins:
- a CDS encoding ParB/RepB/Spo0J family partition protein translates to MTQTLKPWNPHEIEIPPHLIADDDGVAKIISDFNSNGSIPDITITESGQLIDGVNALEAAKRLDQGVIIAIVTTATTEEKIQIQWIPIELLDPHPINTQIYGENEDVAELAESIAKNGLQEVFTVTPNADRFTIIHGHRRRLACIKAGLTKVPAKVKNFSTSEDAIAALLSGNEYREKSIEQKAREYLAWEEIEKQRAKSRQGRTGEGQGTTRDIIAKRVGLGSGVNAEHAVAAVKALDEVKDPVKKSQLKMALSKPRGVDAAYKLVKPSEQKQFSRWIPKEGDKVRIVKGRYKDKLATVTVVLSLCALCHVEGNPEAKRDQIPFTDMELVEEVIKPVTSIQQEVKQQQNDLGLGNRAQVLPDIKRNTGIAPVEQMQSSATNLNVVGDSLVTEVAIALIKLSPKQMGEVFAKIEDDLSTQQLEAIWQSLRNHFAHKAA, encoded by the coding sequence ATGACACAAACCTTAAAACCGTGGAATCCCCACGAGATAGAGATTCCACCACATCTGATCGCCGATGATGACGGTGTAGCAAAAATCATTAGCGACTTTAATAGCAACGGTAGCATTCCCGACATCACCATCACAGAATCAGGGCAGTTGATTGATGGGGTAAATGCTCTAGAGGCTGCAAAAAGGCTAGACCAGGGCGTGATAATTGCCATTGTGACAACCGCCACCACTGAAGAGAAAATTCAAATTCAGTGGATACCAATCGAACTTCTAGACCCGCACCCAATCAACACGCAGATATACGGCGAGAATGAGGATGTGGCGGAATTAGCTGAATCGATCGCCAAGAACGGGTTACAAGAAGTCTTCACGGTAACTCCCAACGCTGACAGATTCACAATCATTCACGGACACAGAAGGCGGCTGGCCTGCATCAAAGCTGGACTAACAAAAGTACCAGCGAAGGTGAAAAATTTTTCAACAAGTGAAGATGCGATCGCGGCCCTACTTTCTGGCAACGAATACCGCGAGAAATCGATTGAGCAGAAGGCCAGAGAATATTTAGCTTGGGAAGAGATTGAGAAGCAACGCGCCAAATCTCGCCAAGGACGGACAGGAGAAGGGCAAGGCACGACACGCGACATCATCGCCAAGCGCGTGGGACTGGGGAGTGGGGTCAACGCCGAACACGCGGTTGCAGCGGTCAAGGCACTGGATGAAGTCAAAGACCCGGTGAAAAAGTCGCAACTAAAAATGGCATTATCCAAGCCCAGAGGTGTGGATGCGGCCTACAAGCTGGTGAAGCCATCAGAACAGAAACAATTCTCACGATGGATACCCAAAGAAGGCGATAAGGTTCGCATTGTCAAAGGACGGTATAAAGACAAACTAGCGACAGTTACCGTCGTTTTATCACTGTGCGCTCTTTGCCACGTTGAAGGCAATCCAGAAGCCAAGCGCGATCAGATCCCGTTCACCGATATGGAGCTAGTTGAGGAAGTCATCAAGCCAGTTACCTCTATCCAGCAAGAAGTCAAGCAGCAGCAGAACGATTTAGGGTTGGGCAACCGCGCTCAGGTCTTACCAGATATTAAGCGCAACACAGGCATTGCACCAGTTGAGCAGATGCAATCGAGCGCCACTAATCTCAATGTAGTCGGCGATAGTTTAGTTACCGAGGTTGCGATCGCGCTCATCAAGCTCTCTCCCAAGCAGATGGGTGAAGTGTTCGCCAAGATTGAGGATGATTTATCCACACAGCAACTAGAAGCGATCTGGCAGTCCCTACGCAACCACTTTGCACACAAGGCGGCCTGA
- a CDS encoding ferritin-like domain-containing protein codes for MLKLLFKLAFLVNFSGTLRAAAKLEYGAAVFCFKLSLRAEEEGLLKLSKYLKSQYEEENSHAKMLGALVDGKKRLKRNCPSGNWDKGGKYTAFDGISQRYWAARFFFGFKKPADELAWADILSFMSVIECIVVAFYESLALVDDIAVNAIAIKILEEEIKQVGCLKSHLSSLHPQPKLLALKWQSRVMLGAIGAVIDLLAKPNQSNCVT; via the coding sequence ATGCTGAAATTGCTATTCAAACTTGCCTTCCTGGTAAATTTTTCAGGAACCCTCCGCGCCGCCGCAAAGTTAGAATACGGGGCGGCAGTTTTCTGCTTTAAGCTTTCGCTTAGGGCAGAAGAAGAAGGATTATTAAAATTATCTAAATATTTAAAATCTCAATACGAAGAAGAAAATTCACATGCTAAAATGCTCGGCGCTTTAGTTGATGGGAAAAAGCGTCTTAAGCGCAATTGCCCCTCCGGGAACTGGGACAAAGGCGGCAAATATACAGCTTTTGACGGAATCAGTCAAAGGTATTGGGCGGCAAGGTTTTTCTTTGGATTTAAAAAGCCTGCCGATGAGCTTGCTTGGGCTGATATCTTATCTTTTATGAGCGTGATTGAATGTATTGTTGTGGCTTTTTATGAGTCACTGGCATTAGTTGATGATATCGCCGTGAATGCGATCGCTATCAAAATTCTAGAAGAAGAAATCAAGCAAGTAGGTTGTTTAAAAAGCCATCTTTCCTCCCTGCACCCGCAGCCAAAACTCTTGGCTTTAAAGTGGCAAAGTAGGGTGATGTTAGGTGCTATTGGCGCAGTAATTGATTTATTAGCTAAACCCAATCAAAGTAATTGTGTTACCTGA
- a CDS encoding PLD nuclease N-terminal domain-containing protein codes for MSEPQKESLFVKLSKVNKDVWLLLFIVLPFFGLIIFGRFAESNKSSGKNCYEQAGQDILNREGSKVMNRSDVERYYGEMRGRCG; via the coding sequence ATGAGCGAACCTCAAAAAGAGTCTTTATTTGTAAAACTCAGCAAGGTTAATAAAGACGTTTGGCTGCTGTTGTTTATAGTCCTCCCCTTTTTTGGTTTAATAATCTTTGGCAGGTTCGCTGAGTCCAACAAAAGTAGTGGTAAAAACTGTTATGAGCAGGCAGGGCAAGACATCCTCAATCGAGAAGGCAGTAAAGTTATGAACCGCTCTGATGTTGAACGGTATTACGGCGAAATGAGAGGACGTTGTGGTTAA
- a CDS encoding C1q-like domain-containing protein: MGNDSDQDVYHYQASDRLMKVLVLNAGGIAESDLTGVEAIAIAFTPTDSILADNVQAAIVELDDKAVHRAGNETISGIKTFTNGLISGGNISIPDSAWDAGMLELGGYYFWVDGDGFLRIKFGTPASINDGLIVGATGTVAADDVSFTPSGSIASTKVQAAIEEVNSEAQSAITTLDNATLHKTGDESASGTKTLTGSLALPNVAWNSQIFSIAGYRFWINSGKLYFKNGSTPASATDGSIIGPVVASDVAFTPTGNIAANTVQGAIAEVDSETLHTTGNESAAGVKIFTDATEATNPTTGGLQTRGGFASAKNVYIGGNLTVAGGNTGLKLNTPVLIVRRNSSLNVSANTSTKVIYDAVISDTANNYNASTGNYSVGVNDGGLYFAEVSINYSGENNNRNLITLFYNGTNVRIADFRGNSIVGYTSGCKLILVNSGTTVYVEVYQENSANSAKAVTTGISTQLSLFKLSTT; this comes from the coding sequence TTGGGCAATGACAGCGACCAAGATGTTTATCACTATCAAGCAAGCGATCGCCTTATGAAAGTTTTGGTGCTGAACGCTGGAGGAATAGCCGAATCAGACTTGACTGGAGTTGAAGCGATCGCCATTGCTTTTACTCCAACAGATAGTATTTTGGCGGACAATGTACAGGCTGCGATCGTTGAGCTTGACGATAAGGCAGTTCATAGAGCTGGCAATGAAACAATTTCTGGAATTAAGACATTCACGAATGGGCTGATTTCAGGTGGCAATATTTCAATCCCTGATTCTGCCTGGGATGCGGGGATGTTGGAGCTTGGCGGCTATTATTTTTGGGTTGACGGGGATGGGTTTTTAAGAATCAAATTCGGCACTCCCGCATCTATTAACGATGGGTTGATTGTGGGGGCGACAGGGACAGTTGCAGCCGATGATGTGAGTTTTACGCCAAGCGGGAGTATTGCTAGTACAAAGGTACAAGCTGCGATTGAGGAGGTGAACTCAGAGGCGCAAAGTGCAATCACTACTCTGGATAATGCCACGCTTCATAAAACTGGTGATGAGTCGGCTTCTGGGACGAAAACCTTGACAGGTAGTCTCGCTCTTCCTAACGTTGCTTGGAATAGTCAAATATTTTCTATCGCCGGCTATCGTTTTTGGATTAATAGCGGCAAGCTTTACTTTAAAAATGGCAGCACGCCCGCTTCTGCTACTGATGGCTCGATTATTGGCCCTGTAGTGGCTAGTGATGTGGCATTTACCCCCACAGGAAATATTGCAGCAAATACGGTGCAAGGGGCGATCGCGGAAGTTGATAGCGAAACCCTGCACACTACAGGTAATGAGTCTGCTGCTGGCGTGAAAATTTTTACCGACGCAACAGAAGCGACCAATCCAACCACAGGCGGACTGCAAACAAGAGGTGGTTTTGCATCCGCAAAAAACGTCTATATTGGAGGCAATTTAACCGTTGCAGGCGGAAATACAGGGCTTAAATTAAATACTCCTGTATTAATAGTTAGACGAAACTCTTCATTGAATGTATCAGCCAATACATCTACAAAAGTAATATACGATGCCGTAATCAGCGATACCGCCAATAATTACAACGCCTCCACAGGTAATTACAGCGTAGGTGTAAACGATGGGGGGTTATATTTTGCTGAAGTCTCCATTAATTATTCTGGAGAAAATAACAATAGAAATCTAATTACTCTTTTTTACAATGGTACCAACGTAAGAATTGCTGATTTTAGGGGGAATTCGATTGTGGGATACACATCAGGATGCAAACTAATTCTTGTTAATTCAGGTACCACTGTGTATGTTGAGGTTTATCAAGAAAATTCTGCCAATTCAGCCAAAGCTGTAACTACTGGCATATCAACACAGTTAAGCTTGTTTAAATTATCAACCACTTAA
- a CDS encoding major capsid protein: MPMTLLEAAKLAPSVETGTIIEEFAAESDILRVIPFEDVPGTGKHYNREDTLPGVGFRGINEAYDESVGVINPQSEAHKIAGGDLDVDKFIIDTQGEAVRSVHELQKVKALSLAWTRNFIKGDSRTNARVFDGLQVRLTGSQLLSNAAAGGALSLEKLDEAIDLVDQPTHIIMSKAMRRKLTKASRAGIGGDINYIQDEFGRQVQMYNELPILIADYDNNGDQILDFTETSPDGSSSTACTSIYVISFMPMKLTGIQGQADGRYGIVTRDLGELETKPVFRTRVEWYSAIACYHGRAAARLAGITNVAAVA, from the coding sequence ATGCCAATGACGTTGTTGGAGGCGGCAAAACTCGCCCCCTCCGTGGAAACTGGAACAATTATTGAAGAATTTGCCGCCGAATCTGACATCCTGCGGGTAATCCCCTTTGAGGATGTGCCGGGAACAGGTAAGCACTACAACAGAGAAGACACCCTTCCCGGTGTGGGATTTCGGGGGATAAATGAAGCCTACGATGAATCCGTAGGCGTGATAAATCCCCAGTCGGAGGCTCACAAAATCGCTGGGGGTGATTTGGATGTAGATAAATTCATCATCGACACCCAAGGCGAAGCAGTGCGATCTGTCCACGAATTGCAAAAAGTCAAGGCTTTGTCCCTGGCTTGGACTCGGAACTTCATCAAAGGTGATTCACGCACCAACGCCAGAGTTTTCGATGGGCTGCAAGTTCGCCTAACAGGATCGCAATTACTCAGCAACGCCGCAGCCGGTGGCGCACTATCTTTAGAAAAATTGGATGAAGCGATTGACTTGGTTGATCAGCCAACCCATATCATCATGAGTAAGGCAATGCGCCGCAAATTAACCAAGGCGTCCCGTGCTGGGATTGGTGGTGACATCAACTACATTCAAGATGAATTTGGCCGCCAAGTGCAGATGTACAATGAGCTACCTATCTTGATCGCCGACTACGACAACAATGGCGATCAGATTTTGGACTTCACTGAAACATCGCCCGACGGTTCAAGCTCTACAGCCTGCACCAGTATCTATGTTATTAGCTTTATGCCCATGAAATTAACTGGCATTCAAGGTCAAGCTGATGGCAGATACGGTATTGTTACTCGCGACCTTGGCGAACTTGAAACCAAACCTGTATTTCGCACACGAGTTGAGTGGTATAGCGCGATCGCCTGCTACCACGGACGCGCGGCCGCGAGACTCGCAGGCATTACCAATGTTGCTGCGGTTGCCTAA
- a CDS encoding KOW motif-containing protein, with product MPGMGGKLMTTAAPNLGKVFNGTARPATDEDIAVLTPGDWIKRREHPWCYQFKKRDGDRVICTWEGDEFFIPRHLLMVVEVLENQVCEKFFRKPEPSSTPAPLHPYTPHVGDERDNFASFKTGDRVRITQGKHKGKSAEIHEIKAENHICCWVEEGFYLHFASQELELDSNFDGKLHPYAPHRVPEPWDSPKKWESQGIECFYDGRCVSWGNTKIQVTDHLKKTYINPLTLVNFLEDSWNLLPQITRVLTQPMAKLAISFACDLTLRQVSKALELGVDIGLIQMQGKLYSLSSQRLSRVTVKPGTHITNEENNLGIIKDDLGFGFIVDWLEGDSRTYNWERDDKAIEGMSLAPQWLVDKFSKDACWNSDHFGEVPHQVEPDGQATIFYDTTGEPPEPEDFGTIEEYEEAWQKWEAKHSTDLPPDSSTAFKKGQRIIYEGRTGVLGKKTTEFGKLGFYVKWDNGLPETRVTVDRLEVCCKTQQKQPSAEGFWRSKSGLHPIKVKEGDGGDDRLLRCDTLPIEEQISLCQQRINQQNWRIQDLESQPKQNQLIKDGIKSARNAIADEEIRIEQLKSLLPVQEEVPEKLRFAYRQLRQKGMSHSQALSLIS from the coding sequence ATGCCCGGTATGGGAGGTAAACTCATGACAACGGCTGCACCCAATCTCGGCAAAGTATTCAATGGCACAGCTAGACCTGCCACAGACGAAGACATCGCCGTTCTCACTCCCGGCGACTGGATAAAAAGACGGGAGCATCCTTGGTGCTACCAGTTTAAAAAGCGGGATGGCGATAGAGTAATTTGCACATGGGAAGGAGATGAATTCTTTATCCCTCGTCACCTGCTGATGGTTGTCGAGGTTCTAGAGAATCAGGTTTGTGAAAAATTCTTCAGGAAGCCAGAGCCGAGTAGCACCCCTGCACCCTTACACCCTTACACCCCGCACGTAGGCGATGAGCGCGACAATTTCGCTTCCTTCAAGACTGGCGATCGCGTTCGTATTACTCAAGGTAAGCACAAGGGTAAATCGGCGGAGATTCATGAAATTAAAGCCGAAAACCATATTTGTTGCTGGGTTGAAGAAGGCTTTTACCTGCATTTCGCATCGCAGGAATTGGAGTTGGATTCTAACTTTGATGGCAAACTGCACCCCTACGCCCCACACCGAGTGCCAGAGCCTTGGGATTCTCCTAAAAAATGGGAAAGCCAAGGAATTGAATGTTTTTACGATGGGCGGTGTGTGAGTTGGGGTAACACCAAAATCCAGGTAACTGACCATCTCAAAAAGACCTATATCAACCCGCTCACGCTGGTCAATTTCCTAGAAGATAGCTGGAATTTACTGCCACAAATAACTAGAGTGTTGACACAACCAATGGCCAAATTAGCTATTAGTTTTGCCTGTGATCTCACGTTAAGGCAGGTGTCCAAAGCTTTAGAATTAGGCGTTGATATTGGGCTAATTCAAATGCAAGGCAAGCTTTACAGTTTGTCCAGTCAAAGGCTTTCCAGAGTCACAGTAAAGCCCGGAACCCACATCACTAATGAGGAAAACAACCTCGGAATTATTAAAGACGATTTAGGCTTTGGTTTTATTGTTGACTGGCTAGAAGGCGATTCTAGAACTTACAACTGGGAGCGAGATGATAAGGCGATCGAGGGAATGTCTTTGGCTCCACAATGGCTGGTTGATAAATTCTCGAAAGATGCTTGCTGGAATTCCGACCATTTTGGCGAAGTCCCGCACCAAGTTGAACCTGATGGACAGGCGACTATTTTCTACGACACGACTGGCGAACCACCGGAGCCAGAGGATTTCGGCACGATAGAAGAGTACGAGGAGGCGTGGCAAAAATGGGAGGCAAAACATAGCACTGATTTGCCTCCGGATTCGTCAACAGCTTTCAAGAAAGGCCAGCGAATTATTTACGAAGGTAGAACAGGCGTTTTAGGTAAGAAAACGACTGAGTTTGGCAAGCTGGGATTCTATGTCAAATGGGACAATGGCTTGCCTGAGACTAGGGTTACAGTTGACAGATTAGAAGTTTGTTGCAAGACACAGCAAAAGCAACCATCCGCAGAAGGCTTTTGGCGCTCTAAGTCCGGGCTGCACCCCATAAAAGTAAAAGAGGGGGATGGGGGAGACGATCGCCTTCTCCGTTGCGACACGCTACCTATTGAGGAGCAGATAAGCTTATGTCAACAGCGCATTAATCAGCAGAATTGGCGGATTCAGGATTTAGAATCGCAGCCTAAGCAAAACCAACTGATCAAAGATGGCATCAAGTCGGCGAGAAATGCGATCGCTGACGAAGAAATCCGCATCGAGCAATTAAAATCTTTACTCCCTGTACAAGAAGAAGTGCCTGAGAAACTCCGCTTCGCCTATCGTCAATTGAGGCAAAAAGGTATGAGCCATTCTCAAGCACTATCACTTATCAGTTGA
- a CDS encoding ribbon-helix-helix domain-containing protein: MKNPKSFRFPPDIDEKLREESERTGIPQTGIIIAALKKWFDYEDVTYSVKLPNGKTIATVTANGTDD; this comes from the coding sequence ATGAAAAACCCCAAAAGCTTTAGGTTCCCCCCTGATATCGATGAAAAATTGCGCGAAGAGTCTGAACGAACTGGAATCCCCCAAACAGGCATCATCATCGCCGCACTTAAAAAGTGGTTTGACTACGAGGATGTCACCTACTCAGTAAAGCTGCCCAATGGAAAAACTATTGCGACGGTGACAGCAAATGGAACGGATGATTGA
- a CDS encoding helix-turn-helix domain-containing protein → MNRKRLAEIIREARGDRSQGKFARDLGVNPGTVRNWELGDSEPSLGNLKAIADATGRNLLQLIAEITGEDTDTTPTPRVAEDVMAIASKLPVKEQFRLAQIALALAADSVGVDLEED, encoded by the coding sequence ATGAACAGGAAGCGACTGGCGGAGATAATTCGGGAAGCGAGGGGTGATAGAAGTCAGGGGAAATTTGCCAGAGACTTAGGCGTTAATCCCGGCACTGTAAGGAATTGGGAATTAGGGGACAGTGAGCCGAGCCTTGGCAATTTGAAGGCGATCGCGGATGCTACGGGTAGAAATTTACTCCAGTTGATTGCAGAAATCACGGGAGAGGACACAGACACAACACCAACACCACGGGTAGCTGAAGATGTAATGGCGATCGCATCCAAATTGCCTGTAAAAGAACAGTTTAGACTTGCTCAGATTGCTTTGGCTCTAGCTGCTGATTCTGTGGGAGTGGATCTTGAGGAGGATTAG